In the Cololabis saira isolate AMF1-May2022 chromosome 7, fColSai1.1, whole genome shotgun sequence genome, one interval contains:
- the LOC133446928 gene encoding uncharacterized protein LOC133446928, translating to MELHCLPTETPSRASSCSTEPLYDNCPPFSQRERAMEKEMESRLVCPFVTRPPEPSSPLPALVPALAEVQTVVGGGREPGTLPGRSYCSCRGLGRQAWEAELNSGPNKTRELGCHWGTEDRARLSQSPSPSPSEEHRSVLSLYDNIPDAGTSGSLQESLDMETSFQEHSQEHMYQARAPEQVQGLMQGDALREDKSAWPSCEISFVKGCSRERDQTLDQDKLQQQEPELDSGSCGFVQKGPMLHPGLPMPLPLPASSPQLCQTKWQVRWPPAKAEQPQQPSSSLRVPPTPPLADPSASALRSILTGLQQQIVRQREEYEAQIISLEQRNEELQVKVVRLKTNLSQQRHWYQVVQAKIVESERARAAAELRNAKLQREMEQFFDTFGELNNEAKKTEYIVKSF from the exons ATGGAGCTGCACTGTCTTCCTACTGAGACCCCCAGCAGAGCCAGCTCCTGCTCCACGGAGCCACTGTACGACAACTGTCCACCTTTTTCCCAGCGAGAGAGGGCCATGGAGAAGGAAATGGAGAGTAGGCTTGTGTGTCCTTTTGTAACTAGACCCCCGGAGCCCAGCAGCCCCCTGCCTGCTCTGGTCCCAGCTTTGGCTGAGGTTCAGACTGTGGTCGGTGGAGGAAGAGAACCTGGCACGTTGCCAGGTCGCAGCTACTGCAGCTGCAGAGGTCTGGGAAGACAGGCCTGGGAGGCAGAGCTAAATTCAGGCCCAAACAAAACAAGAGAACTGGGATGTCACTGGGGAACAGAGGACAGAGCTCGTCTGAGCCAAAGCCCCAGTCCGTCACCGAGCGAGGAGCATCGGAGTGTTTTATCTCTATATGATAACATCCCTGACGCTGGAACAAGTGGCAGCCTCCAGGAATCCCTCGACATGGAGACAAGCTTTCAAGAACACTCGCAAGAGCACATGTATCAAGCACGAGCGCCAGAACAGGTCCAGGGACTGATGCAGGGGGATGCCCTGCGTGAAGACAAGAGTGCCTGGCCTTCTTGTGAGATCAGCTTTGTTAAAGGTTGTTCTCGTGAGCGGGACCAGACTCTAGACCAAGACAAGCTACAACAACAGGAGCCAGAGCTGGACTCAGGATCCTGTGGTTTTGTGCAGAAGGGCCCAATGCTGCATCCAGGGCTCCCGATGCCACTTCCTCTTCCAGCGAGTTCACCGCAGCTATGCCAAACCAAGTGGCAGGTCAGGTGGCCTCCTGCTAAAGCCGAGCAGCCACAGCAGCCGTCGTCGTCTCTGAGGGTGCCCCCTACGCCCCCCCTGGCCGACCCCTCTGCCAGCGCCCTTCGCAGCATCCTCACCGGCCTGCAGCAGCAGATAGTCAGGCAGAGGGAAGAGTACGAGGCGCAGATAATCAG TCTGGAACAGAGAAATGAGGAGCTGCAGGTAAAGGTGGTCCGTCTGAAAACCAACCTCTCGCAGCAGCGGCACTGGTACCAGGTGGTCCAGGCCAAGATCGTGGAGTCGGAGAGGGCCCGGGCCGCCGCAGAGCTCCGCAACGCAAAGCTGCAGAGGGAGATGGAGCAGTTCTTTGACACCTTTGGAGAGCTCAACAATGAGGCAAAGAAAACAGAATATATCGTTAAAAGCTTTTGA
- the mapk9 gene encoding mitogen-activated protein kinase 9, with amino-acid sequence MSEAESQFYSVQVGDSTFTVLKRYQQLRAIGSGAQGIVCSALDTVLGIPVAVKKLCRPFQNQTHAKRAYRELVLLKCVNHKNIIRLINVFTPQKSLEEFQDLYLVMELMDASLCQVIHMDLDHERMSYLLYQILCGIRHLHSAGIIHRDLKPSNIVVKSDCTLKILDFGLARTACTNFMMTPYVVTRYYRAPEVILGMKYKENVDIWSVGCIMGEMVKGSVIFQGTDHIDQWNKVIEILGTPSLEFMNRLMETVRNYVMNKPQYPGVSFAELFPDWAFPSESEHDKLKTCQARDLLSKMLVIDPESRISVEEALNHPYIHVWYDPGEADAPPPQISDKQLEEREHTIEQWKTLIYEEVIDWEERNKNGLMKEDCSDGASGSASQSSSANDISSMSTEHTLASDTDSSSIDTLTGPLDESQ; translated from the exons ATGAGTGAAGCAGAGAGTCAGTTCTACAGCGTCCAGGTGGGAGACTCCACCTTCACGGTACTCAAGCGTTACCAGCAGCTTCGGGCCATCGGCTCAGGGGCTCAAGGCATTGTCTG CTCTGCTCTGGATACCGTCCTCGGTATACCTGTGGCAGTGAAGAAGCTATGTCGGCCCTTTCAGAACCAGACCCATGCTAAACGCGCCTACAGGGAGCTGGTGCTGCTCAAGTGTGTCAATCATAAAAAT ATCATCCGTCTGATCAATGTTTTCACGCCTCAGAAGTCTCTGGAAGAGTTCCAGGATCT TTATCTagtgatggagctgatggatgcCAGCCTATGCCAAGTGATCCACATGGACTTGGACCATGAGAGGATGTCCTACCTTCTCTACCAGATCCTTTGTGGCATCAGGCACCTGCACTCAGCTGGTATCATCCATAGG GATCTGAAGCCAAGCAACATAGTAGTGAAGTCAGATTGTACTCTGAAGATCTTGGACTTCGGCTTGGCAAGGACGGCCTGCACTAACTTCATGATGACGCCCTACGTGGTAACAAGATATTACCGCGCCCCAGAGGTCATTCTGGGCATGAAATATAAGGAGAATG TGGACATCTGGTCAGTGGGGTGTATTATGGGAGAGATGGTAAAGGGCAGCGTCATCTTCCAGGGCACCGATC ACATCGACCAGTGGAATAAAGTGATTGAGATTCTGGGCACACCCAGTCTGGAGTTTATGAACCGACTGATGGAGACCGTGAGGAACTATGTGATGAACAAACCACAGTATCCAGGCGTCAGCTTCGCTGAGCTTTTCCCGGACTGGGCATTTCCTTCTGAGTCAGAACATGACAAACTAAAAA CTTGCCAAGCACGGGACTTGCTCTCCAAAATGCTGGTCATCGATCCTGAATCCCGTATCTCAGTAGAGGAAGCCCTCAACCACCCCTACATTCACGTATGGTACGACCCCGGAGAGGCAGACGCG CCTCCTCCCCAGATTTCAGATAAGCAGCTTGAAGAGAGAGAGCACACCATCGAGCAGTGGAAAA CACTCATTTATGAAGAGGTGATCGACTGGGAGGAGAGAAACAAGAATGGTCTAATGAAAGAAGATTGCTCAG ATGGAGCGTCAGGTTCAGCCTCCCAGTCCTCCTCTGCCAACGACATCTCGTCCATGTCCACAGAGCACACCTTGGCATCCGACACGGACAGCAGCAGCATCGACACACTGACGGGACCACTGGACGAGAGTCAGTGA